The Pseudomonadota bacterium genomic sequence CTGAGTGGGTGAGAAGAAAATTTGTCTACAAGAATTTCTGCGAGCTCTGCCATGCTCTTTTCATTATCAGGGTTTCCGATATTAAAAATTTTACCGTTGCTGTTATTATTTTTATCCTCGATAATTTTAAACAAACAATCGATACCATCTTTGACATCTGTAAAACACCGCTTCTGGCTGCCGCCGTCCACCAGGCGAATCGGTCTTCCTTCCACCAGGTTTAGAATAAACTGGGTTATTACACGGGAACTGCCGATTCTGGCTGAGGCGAGAGAATCAAGCCTGGGGCCTAACCAGTTAAAGGGGCGAATCAGAGTGAACTTCAAACCATTGGTTGCGCCATAGGCCCATATTACCCGATCAAGCATTTGTTTGCTGCATGAATATATCCACCTTTGTTTATGGATGGGACCAAGAACAAAATTTGAACTCTGCTCGTCAAATTCAGAATCCGTGCACATGCCATAAACTTCGGAAGTAGAAGGAAATATCAGCCTTTTTTTGTACTTGACACAGTATCTAACAATTCGTAGGTTTTCTTCAAAGTCGAGTTCAAATACACGCAGAGGATTTCTCACATATTCTATAGGTGTCGCAATAGCAACAAGAGGTAGTATGATATCACATTTGCGGACATGATATTCTATCCACTCTCTCATGATTCCTATGTCGCCTTCCTTAAAATAAAAGCCAGGCCTATCAAGCAGACGGTTTATAGCATTAGTTGAAAGATCCATACCATATACATCGTAGCGGCCGCTATCAAGCAGCCGTTCACTCAGATGATTGCCTATAAAACCGTTTACTCCTAAAATAAGAACATTTTTTTTGCGTTGCTGCTCTACAATTATTTCCACTTGGCCGTTAAACTTCATACCTTTTGCCAGATTGAGTTCTTCGGCTAGCTGCCGACCGCTCATATAGACTCCGTCTTCAGGTTGCCCAAAAATCACTTCCACAGCATCATTACCGCAGGCAATTTTAAAAGGATTTGTGGAAAGCACTGTGCCTGGTGAAGCTTCTTCTGATATCTGAGCTATACTAACCTGCCAAAAAAAACATTTACGATTGCCTATATAGGAAAAGGCGCCCGGATATGGTCGGGTTACTGCACGAACAAGGTTACGGACATCGGAAGCTTTTTGCTCCCAGTTGATTTCACCATCTTCCGGTTTACGCCCGCCGAAATAGCTTGCCAGTAAATGATCCTGAGGGATATGATCAGCGCGATTTTCCCGGATATTCGGCAACTGTTCATCCAGCAGGACGGCCGATGCTATTTCAATTTTGTTGTACAAACTTGAAGCTGTATCATCATAATCTATGTTTACACTTTTTTGGCAAACGATATCACCAACATCCGGTTGAGGTGTCATATAATGAAGTGTTACGCCGGTTTCTTTTTCGCCGTTTATAAGTACCCAGTTTACGGGGCAACGGCCACGATAACGGGGGAGAAGCGATCCGTGCAGATTAAGAGCACCTAAAGGGATAAGATCCAGAATCTTTTTGCTCACAAGGTTTCTGTAATAAAATGAGAAAAGTATATCCGGCTTCATTTCCTTTATTCTTTCCACCCATAATGGATGATTGATATTATCCGGCGCATATACCGGGATATCATTGGCTGCGGCAAGCTCCGCAACTGATTTGAACCATAGATTTTCGCCGGGATCATCTTCATGGGTAAAAACCGCGGTGATTTCGAAGCCGTTTCTTAAAAGTGCTTCTATTCCTGCGCAACCGATATTGTGGTAAGCCAAAACAACTGCCTTCATTCCGGAGTCCTTTCTCTAAATATTTTTTATAATAAATAAAAAAATGTTGTTATAACAAAGTTAAATTTTAATTAATTTTATACCAAGTTAAATATGAAGAAATGATGAAGCGAGAGTGCAGGAACAAATTATTTTTAAAATAGTTGGACTTTTTATGAATCTATCCATTATTATATCTTGTTAATAAAATAAAGCTCTGAATTTTTAAATTACAAGATGATGGATTAAAAGTCAATTATTGTTGTCTATTAGATAATATTTTAACATCATAAATATGGAAAAGAGCAATATATGAAAATAAGAGAAGATTTTTTACCCCTGTCAAAACCTTCCATAGGGGACAATGAGATTGAAAATGTTGTA encodes the following:
- the arnA gene encoding bifunctional UDP-4-amino-4-deoxy-L-arabinose formyltransferase/UDP-glucuronic acid oxidase ArnA translates to MKAVVLAYHNIGCAGIEALLRNGFEITAVFTHEDDPGENLWFKSVAELAAANDIPVYAPDNINHPLWVERIKEMKPDILFSFYYRNLVSKKILDLIPLGALNLHGSLLPRYRGRCPVNWVLINGEKETGVTLHYMTPQPDVGDIVCQKSVNIDYDDTASSLYNKIEIASAVLLDEQLPNIRENRADHIPQDHLLASYFGGRKPEDGEINWEQKASDVRNLVRAVTRPYPGAFSYIGNRKCFFWQVSIAQISEEASPGTVLSTNPFKIACGNDAVEVIFGQPEDGVYMSGRQLAEELNLAKGMKFNGQVEIIVEQQRKKNVLILGVNGFIGNHLSERLLDSGRYDVYGMDLSTNAINRLLDRPGFYFKEGDIGIMREWIEYHVRKCDIILPLVAIATPIEYVRNPLRVFELDFEENLRIVRYCVKYKKRLIFPSTSEVYGMCTDSEFDEQSSNFVLGPIHKQRWIYSCSKQMLDRVIWAYGATNGLKFTLIRPFNWLGPRLDSLASARIGSSRVITQFILNLVEGRPIRLVDGGSQKRCFTDVKDGIDCLFKIIEDKNNNSNGKIFNIGNPDNEKSMAELAEILVDKFSSHPLRKHFPPLAGIRRIEAQTFYGTGYQDVEHRRPSIRQAKTLLGWKPVVPFSQSVEETLDFFLRDLVEEMGISE